The following proteins come from a genomic window of Achromobacter sp. AONIH1:
- the rodA gene encoding rod shape-determining protein RodA: MKRFGLILLRVFTAFDWPLLAILLMFAALGLTVMHSAVGGTDWRFADQSRNFVIAFFAMWIMALIPPKWLMKLALPFYVVGVVLLLGVEFFGETSKGATRWLNLGVTRIQPSEMMKIGVPMMLAWYFQRHEGAVRIRDFLAAAAMLAAPFGLIVLQPDLGTALLVFGAGFFVIYFAGLSFKLLIPALLAGIIGIGTLIYYEDQLCEPDVSWVVLHDYQKHRVCTLLNPSSDPLGKGFHTIQSMIAVGSGGVYGKGYMKGTQTHLDFIPERTTDFIFAVYAEEFGLYGGIAILVLYALLMARGLTIASRASSQFGRLLAGAMTMMLFIYVFVNVGMVTGILPVVGVPLPFMSYGGTALFTMGIAFGIMMSISRHRSVKS; the protein is encoded by the coding sequence ATGAAGCGTTTCGGCCTGATCCTCCTGCGCGTGTTCACGGCCTTCGACTGGCCGCTGCTCGCCATCCTGCTGATGTTCGCGGCGCTGGGCCTGACGGTCATGCATTCGGCCGTGGGCGGCACCGACTGGCGCTTCGCCGACCAGTCGCGCAATTTCGTCATCGCCTTCTTCGCCATGTGGATCATGGCGTTGATCCCGCCCAAGTGGCTGATGAAGCTGGCGCTGCCATTCTATGTGGTGGGCGTGGTGCTGCTGCTGGGCGTGGAGTTCTTCGGCGAGACCAGCAAGGGCGCGACCCGTTGGCTCAACCTGGGCGTGACCCGCATCCAGCCGTCCGAGATGATGAAGATCGGCGTGCCCATGATGCTGGCCTGGTATTTCCAGCGCCACGAGGGCGCGGTGCGCATCCGCGACTTCCTGGCCGCGGCCGCCATGCTGGCCGCGCCGTTCGGCCTGATCGTGCTGCAGCCCGACCTGGGCACGGCGTTGCTGGTGTTCGGCGCTGGCTTCTTCGTGATCTATTTCGCCGGCCTGTCGTTCAAGCTGCTGATCCCGGCCTTGCTGGCCGGCATCATCGGCATCGGCACCCTGATCTACTACGAAGACCAGCTGTGCGAGCCGGACGTGAGCTGGGTGGTGCTGCACGACTACCAGAAGCACCGTGTCTGCACGCTGCTCAATCCCAGCTCCGATCCGCTGGGCAAGGGCTTCCACACCATCCAGTCCATGATCGCGGTGGGCTCGGGCGGCGTGTACGGCAAGGGCTACATGAAGGGCACGCAGACCCACCTGGACTTCATTCCCGAGCGCACCACCGACTTCATCTTCGCCGTCTACGCCGAGGAATTCGGCCTGTACGGCGGCATCGCCATCCTGGTGCTGTATGCGCTGCTGATGGCGCGCGGGCTGACCATCGCCTCGCGCGCCTCGTCGCAGTTCGGGCGATTGCTGGCGGGGGCGATGACCATGATGCTGTTCATCTACGTGTTCGTGAACGTGGGCATGGTCACGGGCATCCTGCCCGTGGTGGGCGTGCCGCTGCCCTTCATGAGCTACGGCGGGACGGCGCTGTTCACCATGGGCATCGCGTTCGGCATCATGATGAGCATCAGCCGGCATCGGTCGGTGAAGTCCTAG
- the mrdA gene encoding penicillin-binding protein 2 translates to MFEFKKTGQQQKQRFLLRAWVGGVFALLCFGVLIGRFWYLQVDRYEGLSERADRNRIAVVPIPPRRGEILDRNGEVLARNYRTYTLEVVPAHAGNLTALFERLNEVVYISPTDQRRFKRRAAESSRYASLQLRNNLNETEAAWFAAHAFQFPGVELRARWVREYPQGLSAAHVVGYIGRIADGDIEDLERAGQLGNYRGTDVIGKKGIEKTWEEALHGRTGLEEVEVTAGGRPMRTLRRIDPVPGSDIMLSIDMGLQKVAEQAFEGQRGALVALDPDTGEVLAFVSQPSFDPNLFVDGIDVDNWRMLNESPDHPLINRPLYGTYPIGSTYKPFVGLAALELGKRRATDRISDPGYYEFGGQKFRNAGGAAYGMTDMHKAIVVSSDTYFYSLGPEIGVNALHDFTKQFGFGQITGIDLEGEKRGVLPSTDWKRSAYKEKERQRWYAGETISVAVGQGYNSFTLLQLAQGTSTLANDGLYRRPHLVHAVRDPRTGQAKPTDSVPDYRIPLKQANVDVIKNAMADVVRAGTARRAFANAPYQAAGKTGTAQVFSLRGARYRASAIDERLRDHALFMGFAPLEHPRIAVALIVENAGWGASVAAPVARKVFDYWLAKERRDKIVRPDRADPLASVESIASDVVRKP, encoded by the coding sequence ATGTTCGAGTTCAAGAAAACCGGCCAGCAGCAAAAGCAGCGCTTCCTGCTGCGCGCCTGGGTGGGCGGCGTGTTCGCGCTGCTGTGCTTCGGCGTGCTGATCGGCCGCTTCTGGTATCTGCAGGTGGATCGCTACGAGGGCCTGTCCGAACGCGCCGACCGCAACCGCATCGCGGTGGTGCCGATCCCGCCGCGCCGCGGCGAGATCCTGGACCGCAATGGCGAGGTGCTGGCGCGCAACTACCGCACCTACACGCTGGAAGTCGTGCCGGCCCACGCCGGCAATCTGACCGCCTTGTTCGAGCGGCTCAACGAAGTGGTGTACATCAGCCCGACCGACCAGCGCCGCTTCAAGCGCCGCGCGGCCGAGTCCAGCCGCTACGCCAGCCTGCAGCTGCGCAACAACCTGAATGAAACCGAGGCGGCCTGGTTCGCCGCCCATGCCTTCCAGTTTCCCGGCGTCGAACTGCGCGCCCGCTGGGTGCGCGAGTATCCGCAGGGCCTGTCGGCCGCCCACGTGGTTGGTTACATCGGCCGCATCGCCGACGGCGACATCGAGGATCTGGAGCGCGCCGGCCAGCTGGGCAACTACCGCGGCACCGACGTGATCGGCAAGAAGGGCATCGAGAAGACCTGGGAAGAAGCGCTGCATGGACGCACCGGCCTGGAAGAGGTCGAGGTGACGGCGGGCGGACGCCCCATGCGCACGCTGCGGCGCATCGACCCGGTGCCCGGCTCGGACATCATGCTGTCCATCGACATGGGCCTGCAGAAGGTGGCCGAACAGGCTTTCGAGGGGCAGCGCGGCGCGCTGGTGGCGCTGGATCCCGATACAGGCGAGGTGCTGGCCTTCGTGTCGCAGCCCTCGTTCGATCCCAATCTCTTCGTCGACGGCATCGACGTGGACAACTGGCGCATGCTGAACGAGTCGCCCGACCATCCGCTGATCAACCGCCCGCTGTACGGCACCTATCCTATCGGTTCGACCTACAAGCCCTTCGTCGGCCTGGCCGCGCTGGAACTGGGCAAGCGCCGCGCCACTGACCGCATTTCCGATCCCGGCTACTACGAGTTCGGCGGCCAGAAGTTCCGCAACGCCGGCGGCGCCGCCTATGGCATGACCGATATGCACAAGGCCATCGTGGTGTCGTCGGACACCTATTTCTATTCGCTGGGCCCCGAGATCGGCGTGAACGCGCTGCATGACTTCACCAAGCAGTTCGGCTTCGGCCAGATCACCGGCATCGACCTGGAAGGCGAGAAGCGCGGCGTGCTGCCGTCCACCGACTGGAAGCGCTCGGCCTACAAGGAAAAGGAACGCCAGCGCTGGTACGCGGGCGAGACCATCTCGGTCGCCGTGGGCCAGGGCTACAACTCGTTCACGCTGCTGCAGTTGGCGCAGGGCACATCGACACTGGCCAACGACGGCCTGTACCGCCGTCCGCACCTGGTGCACGCGGTGCGCGATCCGCGCACGGGCCAGGCCAAGCCCACCGATTCGGTGCCCGACTATCGCATCCCCCTGAAGCAGGCCAACGTCGACGTGATCAAGAACGCGATGGCCGACGTGGTGCGCGCCGGCACGGCGCGGCGCGCGTTCGCCAACGCGCCCTACCAGGCGGCCGGCAAGACCGGCACGGCGCAGGTGTTCAGCCTGCGAGGCGCGCGCTACCGCGCCAGCGCCATCGACGAGCGCCTGCGCGACCACGCCCTGTTCATGGGCTTCGCGCCGCTCGAGCACCCGCGCATCGCCGTGGCGCTGATCGTCGAGAACGCCGGCTGGGGCGCCAGCGTGGCCGCGCCGGTGGCGCGCAAGGTGTTCGACTACTGGCTGGCCAAGGAACGCCGGGACAAGATCGTGCGGCCGGACCGCGCCGATCCGCTGGCCTCGGTCGAGTCCATCGCCTCTGATGTGGTGCGCAAGCCATGA
- the mreD gene encoding rod shape-determining protein MreD — translation MDRTNASSPRRRLGTPSNVQPERLDGPAHGVFVWASIILVWLVSLLPWRLWQGAPDVLILIIAFWCAHEPRRVGLFTAFTFGLLMDVHDAGLLGEHALSYTLIAYGAVALQRRLQRFDLWSQAMHMLPVFFAARLLVQIIHAWLAGKWPGWDWAVSAGLTAALWPLAGWVLHLPQRGADDAESSSA, via the coding sequence GTGGATCGGACTAACGCTTCGTCGCCCCGGCGACGCCTGGGCACGCCCAGCAACGTCCAGCCCGAGCGGCTGGACGGGCCGGCGCACGGCGTTTTCGTCTGGGCTTCCATCATCCTGGTGTGGCTGGTGTCGCTGCTGCCCTGGCGGCTGTGGCAGGGCGCGCCCGACGTGCTGATCCTGATCATCGCCTTCTGGTGCGCGCACGAGCCGCGCCGCGTCGGCCTGTTCACCGCCTTCACCTTCGGTCTGCTGATGGACGTGCACGACGCCGGCCTGCTGGGCGAGCACGCGCTGTCCTACACGCTGATCGCCTATGGCGCCGTCGCCCTGCAGCGCCGCCTGCAGCGCTTCGACCTGTGGAGCCAGGCCATGCACATGCTGCCGGTGTTCTTCGCCGCGCGGCTGCTGGTGCAGATCATCCACGCCTGGCTGGCGGGCAAGTGGCCGGGCTGGGACTGGGCCGTCAGCGCCGGCCTGACCGCCGCCCTGTGGCCCCTGGCCGGCTGGGTGCTGCACCTGCCTCAGCGCGGCGCCGACGACGCCGAGTCCTCGTCCGCCTGA
- the mreC gene encoding rod shape-determining protein MreC — protein MQRQGTPPLFRRGPPAEVRLVVLVVLAVALIIMDSQLRVLEPVRRAVSVAIYPFQRAVMAPRDLVQQVNEWVNAANLIRSENEALQRQRIELAQVASHGAQLAAENAQLRRLLGVTDTVAQSAVVVEVLYEPTSAFNQRLVFNKGSKAGLAPGMPVIDEGGVVGQIVRVTPMTAEAALVTDEQVSIPVQLLRNGLRLIAFGGNSPGKMEVRYLAANADIKEGDTIVTSGVGGLFPAGLPVAKVTSVERDTASGFARAVCEPLAHPERYRHFLVLQVDVARAESNRQEVDSGGSD, from the coding sequence ATGCAACGACAAGGGACTCCTCCCCTATTCAGGCGCGGCCCGCCGGCAGAGGTGCGGCTGGTCGTCCTGGTCGTCCTGGCCGTGGCCCTGATCATCATGGATTCGCAGCTGCGCGTGCTGGAGCCGGTGCGCAGGGCGGTGTCCGTGGCCATCTATCCCTTCCAGCGCGCCGTCATGGCGCCGCGTGATCTGGTCCAGCAGGTCAATGAATGGGTCAACGCGGCCAACCTCATCCGCAGCGAGAATGAAGCCCTGCAGCGCCAGCGCATCGAGCTGGCCCAGGTGGCGTCTCACGGCGCGCAGCTGGCCGCCGAGAACGCGCAGCTGCGCCGCCTGCTGGGCGTGACCGACACGGTGGCGCAGTCGGCGGTGGTGGTCGAGGTGCTGTACGAGCCCACCAGCGCCTTCAACCAGCGCCTGGTCTTCAACAAGGGCAGCAAGGCCGGCCTGGCGCCGGGCATGCCCGTCATCGACGAAGGCGGCGTGGTCGGCCAGATCGTGCGCGTCACCCCGATGACGGCCGAAGCCGCCCTGGTGACCGACGAGCAGGTGTCCATCCCGGTCCAGCTGCTGCGCAACGGCCTGCGGCTGATCGCCTTCGGCGGGAACTCTCCTGGCAAGATGGAAGTCCGTTATCTGGCGGCCAACGCCGACATCAAGGAAGGCGATACCATAGTCACCAGCGGCGTGGGCGGGCTGTTCCCGGCCGGCCTGCCGGTGGCCAAGGTCACTTCGGTCGAGCGTGACACCGCCTCGGGCTTCGCGCGCGCCGTCTGCGAGCCGCTGGCCCATCCCGAACGCTATCGCCACTTCCTGGTCCTGCAGGTGGATGTGGCCCGCGCCGAATCCAACCGTCAGGAGGTCGATTCCGGTGGATCGGACTAA
- a CDS encoding rod shape-determining protein, with protein sequence MFGFLRSYFSSDMAIDLGTANTLIYVRGKGIVLDEPSVVAIRHEGGPHGKKIIQAVGHEAKQMLGRVPGNIEAIRPMKDGVIADFTVTEQMLKQFIRMVHPRNMLAPSPRIIVCVPCGSTQVERRAIRESALGAGASHVFLIEEPMAAAIGAGLAVSDASGSMVVDIGGGTTEVAVISLGGMVYKGSVRVGGDKFDEAIVNYIRRNYGMLIGEPTAELIKKEIGSAFPGSEVREIEVKGRNLAEGVPRSFTVSSNEILESLTDPLNQIVSAVKIALEQTPPELGADITDKGIALTGGGALLRDLDRLLQEETGLPVVVADDPLTCVVRGCGEALEHLEKLGAIFIND encoded by the coding sequence ATGTTCGGATTCCTGCGCAGTTATTTTTCCAGCGATATGGCGATCGACCTCGGTACCGCCAATACGCTGATCTACGTCCGCGGCAAGGGCATCGTGCTCGATGAGCCCTCCGTGGTCGCGATCCGTCATGAAGGCGGCCCCCACGGCAAGAAGATCATCCAGGCCGTGGGCCACGAAGCCAAGCAGATGCTTGGCCGCGTCCCCGGCAACATCGAGGCCATCCGGCCCATGAAGGACGGCGTGATCGCCGACTTCACCGTCACCGAGCAGATGCTCAAGCAGTTCATCCGCATGGTGCACCCCCGCAACATGCTGGCGCCCAGCCCGCGCATCATCGTCTGCGTGCCCTGCGGCTCCACCCAGGTTGAACGCCGCGCCATCCGCGAATCCGCGCTGGGCGCGGGCGCCTCGCACGTGTTCCTGATCGAGGAACCCATGGCCGCCGCCATCGGCGCCGGCCTGGCCGTGTCCGACGCCAGCGGCTCCATGGTCGTCGACATCGGCGGCGGCACCACCGAAGTGGCGGTGATCTCGCTGGGCGGCATGGTCTACAAGGGCTCGGTCCGCGTCGGCGGCGACAAGTTCGACGAGGCCATTGTCAACTACATCCGCCGCAACTACGGCATGCTGATCGGCGAGCCCACTGCCGAACTCATCAAGAAGGAAATCGGCTCGGCCTTCCCCGGCTCCGAAGTCCGCGAGATCGAGGTCAAGGGCCGCAACCTGGCCGAAGGCGTGCCGCGCAGCTTCACGGTCTCGTCCAACGAGATCCTGGAATCGCTGACCGATCCGCTGAACCAGATCGTGTCCGCCGTGAAGATCGCCCTGGAACAGACGCCGCCCGAGCTGGGCGCCGACATCACCGACAAGGGCATCGCCCTGACCGGCGGCGGCGCGCTGCTGCGCGACCTGGACCGCCTGCTCCAAGAGGAAACCGGCTTGCCCGTGGTGGTGGCCGACGATCCCCTGACCTGCGTGGTGCGCGGTTGCGGCGAAGCGCTGGAACATCTTGAGAAACTCGGCGCCATCTTCATCAACGACTAA
- the gatC gene encoding Asp-tRNA(Asn)/Glu-tRNA(Gln) amidotransferase subunit GatC, with amino-acid sequence MALNDKDVARIARLARIELTPEQRAHAQTELNGILHLIERLQSVDTQGVEPLAHPLSAHEDITLRLREDAVTEPSSETRRQELLANAPDAQDGLFLVPKVIE; translated from the coding sequence ATGGCGCTCAACGACAAAGATGTGGCCCGCATAGCCCGGCTGGCCAGAATCGAACTGACCCCGGAACAGCGCGCCCACGCGCAGACCGAACTGAACGGCATCCTCCACCTGATCGAGCGGCTGCAGTCTGTCGACACGCAAGGCGTCGAGCCGCTGGCCCACCCGCTGTCGGCCCACGAGGACATCACCCTGCGCCTGCGCGAGGACGCCGTCACCGAGCCCAGCTCGGAAACCCGCCGCCAGGAACTGCTGGCCAACGCCCCGGACGCCCAGGACGGCCTGTTCCTGGTTCCCAAGGTCATCGAGTAA
- the gatA gene encoding Asp-tRNA(Asn)/Glu-tRNA(Gln) amidotransferase subunit GatA, with product MTKPALHTQFEGIAGLRAALAQRQVSAVDLAQSALAAAEAASGLNSFLHIDAELTLAQARAADAGLAAGTAGALAGIPIAHKDAFVTRGWRTTAGSKMLDGYVSPFDATVVERLQAAGAVSLGKLNCDEFAMGSGNENSAYGPVRNPWDTTAVPGGSSGGSAAAVAARLVAAATGTDTGGSVRQPAALCGVSGIKPTYGTVSRFGMVAFGSSLDQAGPLAESARDLLELLDVMSGFDPRDATSLEKCDAAVNEAGRVRRDFDAAQARHDAAGSQPLKGLRIGVPAEYFGAGLAPDVAAAVEAALAQFEALGAVRVPVSLPRTELAIPAYYVIAPAEASSNLARYDGVRYGHRTADYNGLEEMIARSRAEGFGDEVKRRILIGTYVLSHGYYDAYYLQAQRLRRMIAQDFQRAYADQCDVIMGPVTPTVAKNIGDNRDDPTSDWLADVYTLGVSLAGLPAMSIPCGFGGAAGNRPVGLQIIGNYFDEGRLLAIADRYQQVTDWHKKTPALQDA from the coding sequence ATGACGAAACCCGCCCTGCACACCCAATTCGAGGGGATCGCCGGCCTGCGCGCGGCCCTCGCCCAGCGCCAGGTCAGCGCCGTCGACCTGGCGCAAAGCGCGCTGGCCGCCGCCGAGGCCGCCAGCGGCCTGAACAGCTTCTTACATATTGACGCCGAATTGACGCTGGCCCAGGCCCGCGCCGCCGACGCCGGCCTGGCCGCCGGCACCGCCGGCGCCCTGGCCGGCATCCCCATCGCCCACAAGGACGCCTTCGTCACCCGCGGCTGGCGCACCACCGCCGGCAGCAAGATGCTGGACGGCTACGTCAGCCCGTTCGACGCCACCGTGGTCGAGCGCCTGCAGGCGGCCGGCGCCGTGTCGCTGGGCAAGCTCAACTGCGACGAATTCGCCATGGGCTCGGGCAACGAGAACTCCGCCTACGGCCCTGTCCGGAACCCCTGGGACACGACTGCCGTGCCCGGCGGCTCGTCGGGCGGCTCGGCCGCCGCCGTGGCCGCCCGCCTGGTGGCCGCCGCCACCGGCACCGACACCGGCGGCTCGGTGCGCCAGCCCGCCGCCCTGTGCGGCGTCAGCGGCATCAAGCCCACCTACGGCACCGTCTCGCGTTTCGGCATGGTGGCCTTCGGCTCCAGCCTGGACCAGGCCGGCCCGCTGGCCGAGAGCGCCCGCGACCTGCTCGAGCTGCTGGACGTCATGAGCGGCTTCGACCCGCGCGACGCCACCAGCCTGGAAAAATGCGATGCCGCCGTCAACGAAGCGGGCCGCGTGCGGCGCGACTTCGACGCCGCCCAGGCTCGCCATGACGCCGCCGGCAGCCAGCCCCTGAAGGGCCTGCGCATCGGCGTGCCGGCCGAGTACTTCGGCGCCGGCCTGGCGCCGGACGTGGCCGCCGCCGTGGAGGCCGCCCTGGCGCAGTTCGAGGCCCTGGGCGCCGTGCGCGTGCCGGTGTCGCTGCCGCGCACCGAGCTGGCCATCCCCGCCTACTACGTCATCGCCCCCGCCGAAGCGTCCAGCAACCTGGCCCGCTACGACGGCGTGCGCTACGGCCATCGGACCGCCGACTACAATGGTCTGGAGGAAATGATCGCCCGCTCGCGCGCCGAAGGCTTCGGCGACGAGGTCAAGCGCCGCATCCTGATCGGCACCTACGTGCTGTCCCACGGCTACTACGACGCCTATTACCTGCAGGCCCAGCGCCTGCGCCGCATGATCGCGCAGGATTTCCAGCGCGCCTATGCCGACCAGTGCGACGTGATCATGGGCCCGGTGACGCCGACGGTCGCCAAGAACATCGGCGACAACCGCGACGATCCCACCTCCGACTGGCTGGCCGACGTCTACACGCTGGGCGTGAGCCTGGCCGGCCTGCCGGCGATGTCCATCCCCTGCGGCTTTGGCGGCGCGGCGGGCAACCGCCCCGTCGGCCTGCAGATCATCGGCAACTACTTCGACGAAGGCCGCCTCCTGGCCATCGCCGACCGCTATCAACAAGTCACCGACTGGCACAAAAAAACGCCAGCACTCCAGGACGCCTAA
- the gatB gene encoding Asp-tRNA(Asn)/Glu-tRNA(Gln) amidotransferase subunit GatB — translation MNWEIVIGLETHTQLSTDSKIFSGSSTRYGAAANTQANVVDLALPGSLPVMNRGAAERAIRFGLAVGAEIASRSVFARKNYFYPDLPKGYQISQYELPVVVGGSLSFFVGEEEKTVNLTRAHLEEDAGKSLHDAFLLANGAPASGIDLNRAGTPLLEIVTEPEMRSAAEAVAYARALHSLVVWLGICDGNMQEGSFRCDANVSVRPVGQKEFGTRTEIKNVNSFRFLERAIQYEARRQIELIEDGGTVVQETMLYDSDRDVTVSMRGKEDAHDYRYFPDPDLPPLVISRAWVDEVRAAMPELPAALRARFESDYGLTAYDAAQLSASRGLAAYFEAVAQALPAGQAKLAANWIMGEVAATLNKEEKDIADAPVQAPALAALINRIIDGTISNKIAREVFGAMWAGENGGQPDAIIEARGLKQISDTGAIGAMIDEVLAANAAIVEEYRAGKQKAFNSLVGQIMKAARGKANPQQVNDLLKQKLDG, via the coding sequence ATGAACTGGGAAATCGTCATCGGCCTGGAAACGCACACGCAGCTTTCCACCGACTCCAAGATCTTTTCGGGCAGCAGCACCCGCTACGGCGCGGCCGCCAACACCCAGGCCAACGTGGTCGACCTGGCGCTGCCGGGCAGCCTGCCGGTCATGAACCGCGGCGCCGCCGAGCGCGCCATCCGCTTCGGCCTGGCCGTGGGCGCCGAGATCGCGTCGCGCTCGGTGTTCGCGCGCAAGAACTACTTCTACCCCGACCTGCCCAAGGGCTACCAGATCAGCCAGTACGAGCTGCCGGTGGTGGTGGGCGGCTCGCTCTCCTTCTTCGTCGGCGAAGAGGAAAAGACCGTCAACCTGACCCGCGCGCACCTGGAAGAGGACGCCGGCAAGTCGCTGCACGACGCCTTCCTCCTGGCCAACGGCGCCCCCGCCAGCGGCATCGATCTGAACCGCGCCGGCACGCCGCTGCTGGAGATCGTGACCGAGCCGGAAATGCGCTCGGCCGCCGAGGCCGTGGCCTACGCCCGCGCGCTGCACAGCCTGGTCGTGTGGCTGGGCATCTGCGACGGCAACATGCAGGAAGGCTCGTTCCGCTGCGACGCCAACGTGTCCGTGCGTCCGGTCGGCCAGAAGGAATTCGGCACCCGCACCGAGATCAAGAACGTCAACTCGTTCCGCTTCCTGGAACGCGCCATCCAGTACGAGGCGCGCCGCCAGATCGAGCTGATCGAGGACGGCGGCACGGTGGTGCAGGAAACCATGCTGTACGACTCCGACCGCGACGTCACCGTCAGCATGCGGGGCAAGGAAGACGCGCACGACTACCGCTACTTCCCCGACCCCGATCTGCCGCCGCTGGTGATCTCGCGCGCCTGGGTCGACGAGGTCCGCGCCGCCATGCCCGAGTTGCCCGCCGCGCTGCGCGCCCGCTTCGAATCCGACTACGGCCTGACCGCCTACGACGCCGCCCAGCTCAGCGCCAGCCGCGGCCTGGCCGCCTACTTCGAGGCCGTGGCGCAGGCGCTGCCCGCCGGCCAGGCCAAGCTGGCCGCCAACTGGATCATGGGCGAGGTCGCCGCCACGCTCAACAAGGAAGAAAAGGACATCGCCGACGCCCCGGTGCAGGCGCCCGCCCTGGCCGCGCTGATCAACCGCATCATCGACGGCACCATCTCCAACAAGATCGCCCGCGAAGTGTTCGGCGCCATGTGGGCCGGCGAGAACGGCGGCCAGCCCGACGCCATCATCGAAGCGCGCGGCCTCAAGCAGATCAGCGACACGGGCGCCATCGGCGCCATGATCGACGAGGTGCTGGCGGCCAACGCGGCCATCGTCGAGGAATACCGCGCCGGCAAGCAGAAGGCGTTCAATTCCCTGGTCGGCCAGATCATGAAGGCCGCCCGCGGCAAGGCCAACCCGCAACAGGTCAACGACCTGCTCAAGCAGAAGCTGGACGGCTGA
- a CDS encoding type II toxin-antitoxin system VapC family toxin — translation MKLVLDASVALSGLYTRAAAQEAMVAQHLLASIGNFEIRVPAHWHIEVANGMLRLERAGQLASAKIAKFVRQMDRLALLADTPPTAERATAIHKLAQNHGLTAYDAAYVELTIRSGSDLATFDRKLSDAARACGVAVFGQPHGMAEPWAAYGSNPEASADTDTERPTAPPYFTPYLVR, via the coding sequence GTGAAGTTGGTGCTGGACGCCTCCGTTGCACTGAGCGGCCTGTACACGCGCGCCGCGGCGCAAGAGGCGATGGTTGCCCAGCATCTGCTGGCATCCATCGGCAACTTCGAGATACGCGTGCCTGCCCATTGGCATATCGAAGTTGCCAATGGCATGCTTCGTCTGGAACGCGCTGGACAGCTGGCCTCGGCGAAGATTGCGAAGTTCGTACGGCAGATGGATCGACTAGCCCTGCTGGCCGACACGCCACCGACTGCAGAACGCGCGACGGCCATTCACAAACTGGCACAAAACCACGGCTTGACCGCGTATGACGCCGCCTATGTCGAATTGACGATTCGTTCCGGCAGCGATCTAGCAACCTTCGATCGCAAGCTCTCGGATGCAGCCCGGGCCTGCGGCGTAGCCGTGTTCGGCCAACCCCATGGCATGGCGGAGCCTTGGGCAGCCTACGGAAGCAACCCCGAAGCTTCCGCCGACACCGACACTGAGCGGCCAACCGCCCCGCCTTACTTCACTCCGTACTTGGTCCGATAA
- the pyrE gene encoding orotate phosphoribosyltransferase yields the protein MPAAQTSTALDFVRFALNEGVLRFGSFKVKSGRISPYFFNAGLFNSGASVGKLASFYAQALLDSGVGFDMLFGPAYKGIPLATATAVALAGHPAMQGKSDVPFAYNRKEAKDHGEGGTLVGAPLKGKVVIIDDVITAGTSVRESVEIIRAAGAEPAAVLIAMDRMERAGPDDALSAHSAVQDVAKTYGIPVVSIASLADILALLQDDTAFAEHREAVLAYRTKYGVK from the coding sequence ATGCCTGCCGCCCAAACGTCCACCGCCCTCGATTTCGTCCGTTTCGCCCTGAATGAAGGCGTGCTGCGCTTCGGCAGCTTCAAGGTAAAATCGGGACGCATCAGCCCGTACTTCTTCAACGCCGGCCTGTTCAATTCGGGCGCTTCCGTCGGCAAGCTGGCCAGCTTCTATGCCCAGGCGCTGCTGGACTCGGGCGTGGGCTTCGACATGCTGTTCGGCCCCGCCTACAAGGGCATCCCGCTTGCCACCGCCACCGCCGTGGCGCTTGCCGGCCACCCGGCCATGCAGGGCAAGAGCGACGTGCCGTTCGCCTACAACCGCAAGGAAGCCAAGGACCATGGCGAAGGCGGCACGCTGGTCGGCGCGCCGCTCAAGGGCAAGGTCGTGATCATTGATGACGTGATCACCGCCGGCACTTCGGTGCGCGAATCGGTGGAGATCATCCGCGCCGCCGGCGCCGAGCCGGCCGCCGTGCTGATCGCCATGGACCGCATGGAACGCGCCGGCCCGGACGACGCGCTGTCGGCGCACTCGGCCGTGCAGGACGTGGCCAAGACCTATGGCATTCCGGTGGTGTCGATTGCGTCGCTGGCGGACATCCTGGCCTTGCTGCAGGACGACACGGCGTTCGCCGAGCACCGCGAGGCGGTGCTGGCTTATCGGACCAAGTACGGAGTGAAGTAA